A stretch of Gorilla gorilla gorilla isolate KB3781 chromosome 9, NHGRI_mGorGor1-v2.1_pri, whole genome shotgun sequence DNA encodes these proteins:
- the CYP2R1 gene encoding vitamin D 25-hydroxylase isoform X4: protein MKMTKMGGLLNSRYGRGWVDHRRLAVNSFRYFGYGQKSFESKILEEAKFFNDAIETYKGRPCDFKQLITNAVSNITNLIIFGERFTYEDTDFQHMIELFSENVELAASASVFLYNAFPWIGILPFGKHQQLFRNAAVVYDFLSRLIEKASVNRKPQLPQHFVDAYLDEMDQGKNDPSCTFSKENLIFSVGELIIAGTETTTNVLRWAILFMALYPNIQGQVQKEIDLIMGPNGKPSWDDKCKMPYTEAVLHEVLRFCNIVPLGIFHATSEDAVVRGYSIPKGTTVITNLYSVHFDEKYWRDPEVFHPERFLDSSGYFAKKEALVPFSLGRRHCLGEQLARMEMFLFFTALLQRFHLHFPHELVPDLKPRLGMTLQPQPYLICAERR, encoded by the exons gCTTACTAAATTCCAGATATGGCCGAGGATGGGTCGATCACAGACGATTAGCTGTAAACAGTTTTCGATATTTTGGATATGGCCAAAAGTCTTTTGAATCTAAAATCTTGGAAGAAGCCAAATTTTTCAATGATGCTATTGAAACATACAAAGGTAGACCTTGTGACTTTAAACAGTTAATAACGAATGCTGTTTCAAACATAACCAATCTGATCATTTTTGGAGAACGATTCACTTATGAAGACACCGATTTTCAGCACATGATTGAGTTATTTAGTGAAAATGTGGAACTAGCTGCCAGTGCCTCAGTCTTCTTGTATAATGCCTTTCCATGGATTGGCATCCTGCCTTTTGGAAAACATCAACAGCTGTTTAGAAATGCAGCTGTAGTCTATGATTTTCTCTCCAGACTCATTGAAAAAGCTTCAGTCAACAGAAAGCCTCAGCTACCTCAGCATTTTGTTGATGCTTATTTAGATGAGATGGATCAAGGTAAAAATGACCCATCATGTACTTTCTCCAAAGAAAACCTAATTTTCTCAGTGGGTGAACTCATCATTGCTGGAACTGAAACTACAACCAATGTGCTACGGTGGGCGATTCTTTTCATGGCCCTTTATCCTAATATTCAAG GACAAGTTCAGAAAGAGATTGATTTAATTATGGGCCCTAATGGGAAGCCTTCTTGGGACGACAAATGCAAAATGCCTTATACTGAGGCAGTTTTGCATGAAGTTTTAAGATTCTGTAATATAGTTCCATTAGGGATTTTCCATGCAACCTCTGAAGATGCAGTTGTACGTGGTTATTCCATTCCTAAAGGCACAACAGTAATTACAAATCTTTATTCTGTACACTTTGATGAAAAGTACTGGAGAGACCCAGAAGTGTTCCATCCTGAGCGATTTCTGGACAGCAGTGGATATTTTGCCAAGAAGGAAGCTTTGGTTCCTTTTTCCCTAG GAAGAAGACATTGTCTTGGAGAACAGTTGGCTCGGATGGAAATGTTCTTGTTTTTTACAGCATTGCTTCAGaggtttcatttgcattttccacATGAACTAGTTCCAGATCTGAAGCCCAGGTTAGGCATGACATTGCAGCCCCAACCCTACCTCATCTGTGCTGAAAGACGCTGA